In Luteipulveratus mongoliensis, the DNA window ACCACTACTGCGAACGCTCCGGACTGTCGCTGAGCGATGAGGAATGGGCGTTCTACGAGGTGTTCGGGCTGTTCCGGCTGGCCGCGATCGCCCAGCAGATCTACTACCGCTACTACAACAAGCAGACCACCAACCCCAGGTTCAAGAACCTCTACCTCGCGGTCAACGCCCTTGAGTGGCGTTGCCGGACCCTCATCCGCAAGGCCGGTCGATGAGCGTCCTGCTCCTTGTCCGGCACGGCCAGGCGTCATTCGGCAAGCGTGACTACGACGTGTTGTCCGAGCGCGGCCACGAGCAAGCCACGATCCTCGGAAAAGCCCTGGCGGCCAGAGGTATTCGCCCTGATCACGTCATCCATGGGGGCATGCGACGGCAGGCGGACACTGCCGCCGGGATCATCGGTGCTGCGGGTTGGTCGGTGGACCCTGTCACGGACGACGGCTGGGCCGAGTTCGACCATGAGGACGTCATCGCCGGCCACCGACCGGCGTACCGGCACTCATCATTGATGAAGGCTGACCTGGCGCGAACTCTCAAGCCTCGCAAGGCATTCCAGACGATGTTCGTCGAGGCGACGGGGCGCTGGTCGGCGGGCAAGCACGATGACCACTATCGCGAGACGTTCGGATCTTTCTGCTCTCGTATCGAGTCCTCACTCCGCGTGGCCGCGGAAGGGTCGGGTACGACCGTTGTCGTCACCTCAGGCGGTGTGATCGGCGTGATCGCCTCGCGTCTGCTGACCGGGTCGACGGCCATCTGGAGCGACCTCAACTCCGTCACGATCAACACCGGTGTCACCAAGATCATCAGTGGCTCGTCCGGACTGACTCTGGTGTCACTCAACGAGCACACCCATCTCGAACACGACTCCAGCCTGATCACCTACCGCTGAGTTCTATTGCTACACAAGGAGATCCGTATGCGCGCAGCCCAGGTCACGACAGTCGACGGTCCGACGGCCGTCAAGGTTGCCGAGGTCGCGGCGCCGACCCGGCCCGACGACCAGGTGCTCATCGAGGTGCACCGCGCCGGCGTGGCGTACCCCGATGTGCTGCTGTCCCGCGGCGAGTATCAGTTCAAGCCCGAGCTGCCGTTCATCCCTGGCGCGGAGGTCTCGGGCGTTGTGCGCGAGGCGCCTGAGGGATCAGCGTTCACGGTCGGCCAGCGGGTCGCAGCGTTCCCTGCATTCGGCGGATTCGCCGAGCTGGCGCACACGTCCGAGGCGATGGTCCTGCCGCTGCCGGACGGCATGGACCTCGACACCGCAGCCGCGCTCCCGATGAACTACATGACCTGTGTCTTCGCGCTGGCCCAACGGGGACGTCTGGCCGAGGGCGAGACCGTCCTGGTCCACGGCGCCTCCGGTGGCATCGGCACTGCTGGCATCCAGGTGGCGAAGTCGTTGGGGGCCAAGACGATTGCCGTGGTGTCCACGGAGGAGAAGCGGGCAGCGGCCACCGATGCAGGCGCCGACTGGGTCATCCTTGCCGACGGTTTCAAGGACGCTGTCGAGGAGCTGACCTCCGGCCGCGGTGTCGACGTCGTGCTCGATCCGGTGGGCGGCGACCGCTTCACCGACTCGCTGCGCTCACTGGCTCCCGAGGGCCGGCTGCTGGTGATCGGTTTCACCGGCGGCGACATCCCGACCGTCAAGGTCAATCGTCTGCTGCACAACAACACGTCGGTGATCGGGGTGGGCTGGGGCGCCTACTGGCTCCCCCGCCCCGAGGTGCTGCGCGAGCAGTGGGACCAGCTGATCGGGCTGTGGCACGGCGGCGGCATCAAGCCGCTGATCGGTGCGACCTACGAGCTCGACCAGGTGGGCGAAGCCCTGCAGTCCCTCGACGAGCGCCACGCCAAGGGCAAGGTCCTGCTGCGCGTCACTGACTGACGGCCGCGAGGTCGGCGTAGCGGCACAGGGCGTTGACCGCCCGCAGCTGGTGCGGCGTGTGCACCTCGGCCTCGAGCAGCGCCGGCGAGGCGACCACGACGGCAAGGGCCTTCGCCCTGGAGACCGCAACGTTGAGGCGGTGCAGGTCGAAGAGGAAGTCCACGCCACGGGGTGCGTCGTGCGCTGATGACGAGCCCATCGCATAGATCACCACGGGCGCCTGCCTGCCCTGGAACCGGTCGACCGTGCCCACGCGTACGTCGTCCGGCAGGTGAGCGGCCAGCTGGGCGACGTGCGCGTTGTAGGGCGCCACGACGAGCACGTCATCGACGGTCATGGGGTGTCGCTCGTGGTGCACGTCCGTCCACGTCCCGGTCAGCAGGTCATCGACCAGCCGACCGACGACCTCGGCCTCCTCGACACTGTCCGCGACGTTGCCCCCGTGCTCGACCTCGACCCACCGGAGTCCGGTGCCGCTGACCAGGCCCGGTGCATCGACGAGCTGGCGCTCCCGATGCTCTGCGGGATGCAGGCGACCGTCGTACATCAGCTCGGAGACGAACGAGCAGACCTCCGGGTGCATCCGGAAGGTGCGGTCGAGGAACACGCCACGGTCCGCCGGGATCGTGTCGTGACCGTCGAGCAGGTGGTCCAGAGCAGATGCGCCTGCACCGAACGGGTGCGCCGCCTGGGTCGGCTGAGTGAGCTGCTGCGGATCACCGAGGAGTACGAGGGAGCGCGCCGACTGCGCCACCGCCACGGCGTTGGCCAGTGAGAACTGGCCGGCCTCGTCGATGACCAGGACGTCGACAGCATCGGCCATCCCCTCGCGCGCCCACATCCAGGCGGTGCCTCCGACCAGACGCATGCTGCCGTCGGCCAGACCGGCCTCGACGGCGTCATTGCTGTCGAGACGCGTGATCTGATCGTCGGGCGCCACCTCCGGGACAGTGGTCTTCTGCCACGCGGGACGATCAACCTCTTTCAGGACGTTTTCGATGACCGCGTGCGAAAGCGCAGTCACACCAACGGTTTTGCCACTGTCCAGCAGCTCGCGGATGAGGGCAGACGCGGCGTAGGTCTTGCCCGTGCCGGGAGGACCCTGGACCGCGAGGATCTGACCGTCGAGACCTGCGCCGACTCGCACGACGACATCCTTCGGCGTCTCCCCCGTCCGAGGCTCCAGATCCGCGGCGGTCGGGACCGCGCGCTCGATGAGGGCGACACCGAGCGGACGCTCGCCTGCCAGCATCCGCTCAGCGCAGCGCTGGATCGACGAGCGCAGCACACCATCGTTGATAGGGCCCTCAGGGCCGAGGCCGCGCACGACCTTCGGCTCGTTCCGCGCACCGATCTTGACGTCGACCCAGCCCTCGACCGGGTCCGCGTCGAGGACCTGACCGACACCTTCGTTGGTGTCGACGTCGTGTGGCCGGCCCCTCAGCGCGAAGTCCTGCGGGGGAAACGTGTAGCGCCAGCGCTTCGACGTCGCCCGACCCGTGGGGCTGAGCACGTCCTCGACGAAGACCGGCGCACCCACCCGCCCGATCGCAGTGCCGTCCGCGACGATCTCCTCGTCGCTCATCGCTCCGTAGCGGAAGAACGCCCACCACCCCGGGCGCGCCTCGCGACGGTGCCAGCCCACACACCCGGCCAGCAGGTCGTGGCCAGAGGCAAGCAGCCGCTCGGTCAGGGCCTGCTCCTCGAGCTCGGCGTCGCTGACCGCCTTGAGCTCCGGAGGGGTCGGGCGCCGGAGACTGACGCCCGTCGCCGCCAGCTCGTCGCGCCGCTGCTCGAGCCAGACGTGCAGGTCGTGCGTGGACCGGACGTCCTCACGGTTGTAGCGCTCGATCTCATCCAGGATGCTCTGACCGCCGTCGGTCAGCCAGCGCTCGTAGTCGACCACCGAGGTCATGGCATCGGCGACCGCCGCGTCGGTGTCCGCGGTCCGGGTGTGACCCCAGTAGAAGTCCTCGAGCTTTTTGATGGAGTACGACGGCTTGCTGATCCGAAGGCCCTGCTTGACGACCGCGTAGAGGTCGACGAACCGCTCGGCTCGCAGCAGCTGGTCCAGCTCCGCCTCGCGCGTCGCGTGCCGGGCGGTCATCCGCTGCAACGCGGTGATCTCGTACGGCGCGTAGTGATAGATGTGCAGGTCGGGATCAGCCGCCCACCGCCGCATCAGCTCATCGATCAGATCGGCGACCAGCTTGCCCTCCTGCTCGAAGTCGTGCGCCCACCACGAGCTGAACGCACCCGAGCGCTCCCAGAGCCCCGCGAGGTATTCGCGTCCCTCGCCGTCCTGCGCCCACGGGTCACCCTCGAAGTCGAGGTAGACGTCTCCGGCGGCCGGCTCAGGCAGCCGCTGGAGTCCCTTGCCTGGCTCGGGCGGGAGCAGGTCGTACGACGCCTCCCCGGCCTCTCGCTCGCGGACCTGCAGGCGGGCCTGATGCAGGAGACGGTCTCGAGTCAGCGGGGTGAGCGCGTCACCGATCTGCTCGGGACTGGCCGCGGCCAGGTCGGTGAGGGTCGCAATCCCCTTGGACCGCAGCGCCATTCGTTGGTCGGAGCGCAACCCAGCCACCTGGACGAGGTCGTCCTCGGCCTCCCACTGCTCCTCGCACACTGTCTGCCAGCGGCACATCGTGCAGTGCGCCACCGGCGCCGGCTCGGTGGGAGGCGGCGCGGCGACGACGCCTTCGAGTCGTTCACGAATCCGTCGGGCATAGGACGCGACATCGACCAGGCGCCACGGATGCTCCTGCTTGTCGCCGGTCACCACGACGAGCTGCTGTGGGGCCGCGCCCTGCAGCTCGGTCAACCGCTCGGCGTACATCGCCATCTGCAGCAGCGCCGGGACCTTCAGCCGGCGCGCCAGCTTGGTGTCGGCCACGTCGTAGGACCACGCGCCGAGGTCGCTCGGACGCTCGCGACGGAGAAGGAAGTCCGCGTGCCCGACCCAGGACCCGTCGTACAACGTCGCCTGGTAGATCACGTCGACACCGGAACGCATCGCCGCGACGGTCTCCTGCTCGGCC includes these proteins:
- a CDS encoding histidine phosphatase family protein — translated: MSVLLLVRHGQASFGKRDYDVLSERGHEQATILGKALAARGIRPDHVIHGGMRRQADTAAGIIGAAGWSVDPVTDDGWAEFDHEDVIAGHRPAYRHSSLMKADLARTLKPRKAFQTMFVEATGRWSAGKHDDHYRETFGSFCSRIESSLRVAAEGSGTTVVVTSGGVIGVIASRLLTGSTAIWSDLNSVTINTGVTKIISGSSGLTLVSLNEHTHLEHDSSLITYR
- a CDS encoding NADPH:quinone oxidoreductase family protein; this translates as MRAAQVTTVDGPTAVKVAEVAAPTRPDDQVLIEVHRAGVAYPDVLLSRGEYQFKPELPFIPGAEVSGVVREAPEGSAFTVGQRVAAFPAFGGFAELAHTSEAMVLPLPDGMDLDTAAALPMNYMTCVFALAQRGRLAEGETVLVHGASGGIGTAGIQVAKSLGAKTIAVVSTEEKRAAATDAGADWVILADGFKDAVEELTSGRGVDVVLDPVGGDRFTDSLRSLAPEGRLLVIGFTGGDIPTVKVNRLLHNNTSVIGVGWGAYWLPRPEVLREQWDQLIGLWHGGGIKPLIGATYELDQVGEALQSLDERHAKGKVLLRVTD
- a CDS encoding TM0106 family RecB-like putative nuclease, translated to MQRVDGRIVLSPTDLTKHVACPHITTLDLQWMAQESGERRPKGADDALKLVFSKGISHERDYLAILRERGLSVVEIADEDRVAAEQETVAAMRSGVDVIYQATLYDGSWVGHADFLLRRERPSDLGAWSYDVADTKLARRLKVPALLQMAMYAERLTELQGAAPQQLVVVTGDKQEHPWRLVDVASYARRIRERLEGVVAAPPPTEPAPVAHCTMCRWQTVCEEQWEAEDDLVQVAGLRSDQRMALRSKGIATLTDLAAASPEQIGDALTPLTRDRLLHQARLQVREREAGEASYDLLPPEPGKGLQRLPEPAAGDVYLDFEGDPWAQDGEGREYLAGLWERSGAFSSWWAHDFEQEGKLVADLIDELMRRWAADPDLHIYHYAPYEITALQRMTARHATREAELDQLLRAERFVDLYAVVKQGLRISKPSYSIKKLEDFYWGHTRTADTDAAVADAMTSVVDYERWLTDGGQSILDEIERYNREDVRSTHDLHVWLEQRRDELAATGVSLRRPTPPELKAVSDAELEEQALTERLLASGHDLLAGCVGWHRREARPGWWAFFRYGAMSDEEIVADGTAIGRVGAPVFVEDVLSPTGRATSKRWRYTFPPQDFALRGRPHDVDTNEGVGQVLDADPVEGWVDVKIGARNEPKVVRGLGPEGPINDGVLRSSIQRCAERMLAGERPLGVALIERAVPTAADLEPRTGETPKDVVVRVGAGLDGQILAVQGPPGTGKTYAASALIRELLDSGKTVGVTALSHAVIENVLKEVDRPAWQKTTVPEVAPDDQITRLDSNDAVEAGLADGSMRLVGGTAWMWAREGMADAVDVLVIDEAGQFSLANAVAVAQSARSLVLLGDPQQLTQPTQAAHPFGAGASALDHLLDGHDTIPADRGVFLDRTFRMHPEVCSFVSELMYDGRLHPAEHRERQLVDAPGLVSGTGLRWVEVEHGGNVADSVEEAEVVGRLVDDLLTGTWTDVHHERHPMTVDDVLVVAPYNAHVAQLAAHLPDDVRVGTVDRFQGRQAPVVIYAMGSSSAHDAPRGVDFLFDLHRLNVAVSRAKALAVVVASPALLEAEVHTPHQLRAVNALCRYADLAAVSQ